Proteins encoded by one window of Cupriavidus sp. EM10:
- a CDS encoding DNA topoisomerase III, with the protein MRVFLCEKPSQGKDIARVLGAGQRGNGCYSGAGVVVTWCIGHLVEAVPPEGYGEQYKRWAIEQLPILPERWRVEPKAATAAQFKVVQQLVAKAGELVIATDADREGEMIAREIIELCGYRGPIQRLWLSALNDASIRKALGALKPSAETLPLYFSALARSRADWLIGMNLSRLFTLLGRQAGYTGVLSVGRVQTPTLKLVVDRDREIARFVSVPFWAIEVALSHAGQTFVASWTPPQGSTDEAGRCLQQPVAQQAGERLRAAGAAQVLSVETERVREGPPLPFDLGTLQEVCSKQLGLDVQETLDIAQALYETHKATTYPRSDSGYLPESMLAEVPAVLDSLVKTDPGLRPLIDRLDHQQRSRAWNDGKVTAHHGIIPTLEPANLSVMSEKELAVYRLIRAHYLAQFLPHHEFDRTVAQLTCDGQSLVAVGKQIAVAGWRQVLAASVPDDTDGEDAQRGQVLPPLQARTSCQVGQVELKALKTLPPKPYTQGELVKAMKGVAKLVTDPRLKQKLKDTTGIGTEATRANIISGLLARGYLLTKGRAIRASDAAFTLIDAVPTAIADPGTTAVWEQALDMIEAGQMTLDTFIAKQSSWVAQLVRQYRGATLDLKLPPAPNCPQCGSPMRQRSGKSGAFWSCSRYPDCKGTQPVEDTAAGKRGASRRPSSTPRRRSRAN; encoded by the coding sequence ATGCGCGTGTTCCTGTGCGAGAAGCCGTCCCAGGGCAAGGACATCGCCCGTGTGCTGGGCGCCGGCCAACGCGGCAACGGCTGCTACAGTGGTGCCGGTGTCGTCGTGACCTGGTGCATCGGTCATCTGGTCGAGGCGGTTCCGCCCGAAGGCTACGGCGAGCAGTACAAGCGCTGGGCCATCGAGCAACTGCCCATTCTTCCCGAGCGCTGGCGTGTCGAGCCCAAGGCGGCGACCGCGGCGCAGTTCAAGGTCGTGCAGCAGCTCGTCGCCAAGGCGGGCGAGCTGGTGATCGCGACCGACGCTGATCGCGAAGGCGAGATGATCGCCCGCGAGATCATCGAGCTGTGCGGCTACCGTGGCCCGATCCAGCGGCTGTGGCTGTCGGCGCTCAACGATGCGTCGATCCGCAAGGCGCTGGGTGCACTCAAGCCATCCGCCGAGACGCTGCCGCTGTACTTCTCCGCGCTCGCCCGATCGCGTGCCGACTGGTTGATCGGGATGAACCTGAGTCGCCTGTTCACGCTGCTGGGCCGCCAGGCCGGCTACACCGGCGTGCTGTCGGTCGGGCGTGTGCAGACCCCGACCCTCAAGCTGGTCGTAGACCGTGATCGCGAGATCGCACGCTTCGTCTCGGTGCCGTTCTGGGCCATCGAAGTCGCGCTTTCGCATGCGGGCCAGACCTTCGTCGCAAGCTGGACGCCGCCGCAGGGCAGTACCGACGAGGCCGGCCGCTGCCTGCAGCAGCCGGTGGCGCAGCAGGCCGGCGAGCGCCTGCGCGCGGCCGGCGCCGCCCAGGTGCTGTCGGTGGAGACCGAGCGCGTGCGCGAAGGCCCGCCGCTGCCGTTCGACCTCGGCACGCTGCAAGAGGTGTGCTCCAAGCAATTGGGCCTGGACGTGCAGGAAACGCTGGACATCGCCCAGGCGCTGTACGAGACGCACAAGGCGACGACGTATCCGCGCTCGGATTCGGGCTACCTGCCCGAGAGCATGCTGGCCGAGGTGCCGGCCGTCCTCGACAGCCTGGTCAAGACCGATCCCGGTCTGCGGCCGCTGATCGACCGCCTGGATCACCAGCAGCGTTCGCGCGCCTGGAACGACGGCAAGGTCACGGCGCACCACGGCATCATTCCGACGCTGGAACCGGCCAATCTCTCGGTGATGAGCGAGAAGGAGCTGGCCGTCTACCGGCTGATCCGCGCCCACTACCTCGCGCAGTTCCTGCCGCATCACGAGTTCGACCGGACGGTGGCGCAGCTCACGTGCGACGGGCAGTCGCTGGTGGCGGTCGGCAAGCAGATCGCGGTAGCTGGATGGCGCCAGGTGCTGGCGGCGTCGGTGCCCGACGACACGGACGGCGAGGACGCGCAGCGCGGCCAGGTGTTGCCGCCGCTGCAAGCTAGGACTTCCTGCCAGGTTGGCCAGGTCGAACTGAAGGCGTTGAAGACGCTGCCGCCCAAGCCCTACACGCAGGGCGAGCTGGTCAAGGCCATGAAGGGCGTCGCCAAACTCGTGACCGATCCGCGCCTGAAGCAGAAGCTGAAGGACACCACGGGCATCGGCACCGAGGCGACGCGCGCCAACATCATCAGCGGGCTCTTGGCCCGCGGTTATCTCTTGACGAAGGGCCGTGCCATCCGCGCATCGGATGCGGCCTTCACGTTGATCGACGCGGTGCCGACGGCCATCGCCGACCCAGGCACGACGGCGGTGTGGGAGCAGGCGTTGGACATGATCGAGGCAGGCCAGATGACGCTGGACACCTTCATCGCCAAGCAATCGAGCTGGGTCGCCCAGCTCGTGCGGCAGTACCGCGGCGCCACGCTGGACCTCAAGCTGCCGCCCGCGCCGAACTGCCCGCAGTGCGGTTCACCGATGCGCCAGCGCAGCGGCAAGAGCGGCGCGTTCTGGTCTTGCAGCCGCTACCCGGACTGCAAGGGCACGCAGCCGGTCGAAGATACCGCGGCAGGCAAGCGCGGCGCCTCCCGCCGACCATCCAGCACGCCGCGTCGGCGCTCCAGGGCGAACTGA
- a CDS encoding DUF3158 family protein, whose product MTASSSTGQPARFLPLEQADFQRLEHGPYLKGLLQPFKGKGSLETWANQCTALRDDLIGLAQRRVLQQARAYPFTLLDVQLAQQTTGAGTTFLRWRNHDRSSMGVALWESLLDRPATPASLIDDLYAMELQRIALNMQISLLHTLGRQAQECASKAAQAEAAYLRRVHGHAASVPSTTPKESP is encoded by the coding sequence ATGACAGCATCGTCTTCCACCGGCCAACCGGCGCGCTTCCTGCCGCTGGAACAGGCGGACTTCCAGCGCCTAGAACACGGCCCCTACCTAAAAGGCCTTTTACAGCCTTTTAAAGGTAAGGGGAGTCTGGAGACCTGGGCCAACCAATGCACGGCACTGCGCGACGACTTGATCGGCCTGGCGCAGCGGCGCGTGCTGCAACAGGCGCGGGCCTATCCCTTCACGTTGCTCGACGTGCAACTGGCCCAGCAGACCACTGGCGCAGGCACGACCTTCCTGCGCTGGCGCAACCACGACCGTTCTTCCATGGGCGTGGCGCTGTGGGAATCGCTGCTCGACCGCCCGGCGACGCCGGCCTCGCTGATCGACGACCTGTACGCGATGGAGCTGCAGCGCATCGCTTTGAACATGCAGATCAGCCTCCTTCACACGCTGGGCCGCCAGGCCCAGGAGTGCGCCAGCAAGGCCGCTCAGGCCGAAGCGGCTTACCTGCGACGTGTCCACGGGCATGCCGCGTCCGTTCCATCCACCACCCCCAAGGAGTCACCATGA
- a CDS encoding PFL_4669 family integrating conjugative element protein, with protein sequence MANESQPPLQLNLGSLRSAMSLTLHTHHASRIWHGRAPAEGRTGIIGLNGYISVMNKMKRGAEQDDPYSDFWMLRIEDKLTQTKASLQALREQVDQALADVPPALSLGENMNVQPVKLPLFVNAQLGFMAVYLLADYDDLARKLILAHHTALIDRSTLERWLNDGAHALRSLFSLAQQYRYSGATRDDFASKNAVARAALEKFGELPQDVLEGTRRSRFAPPIARRSGKPGAAPDAAPSAGAADVADDDHDHDGEGTKA encoded by the coding sequence ATGGCCAACGAATCCCAGCCGCCCCTGCAGTTGAATCTCGGATCGCTGCGCAGCGCGATGTCGCTGACGCTGCACACCCACCACGCTTCACGCATCTGGCATGGCCGAGCGCCCGCCGAGGGCCGGACCGGGATCATCGGCCTGAACGGCTACATCAGCGTGATGAACAAGATGAAGCGCGGCGCCGAGCAGGACGACCCCTACTCGGACTTCTGGATGCTGCGCATCGAGGACAAGCTGACGCAGACCAAGGCCAGCTTGCAGGCGCTGCGTGAGCAGGTGGACCAGGCGCTGGCCGACGTGCCGCCCGCGCTGTCGCTGGGCGAGAACATGAACGTGCAGCCTGTGAAGCTGCCGCTGTTCGTCAATGCGCAACTCGGCTTCATGGCGGTGTACCTGCTGGCCGACTACGACGACCTGGCCCGCAAGCTGATCCTCGCCCACCACACCGCGCTGATCGACCGCAGCACGCTGGAACGCTGGCTCAACGACGGCGCGCATGCGCTGCGCAGCCTGTTCTCGCTGGCACAGCAGTACCGCTACTCCGGCGCGACGCGCGACGACTTCGCCTCGAAGAACGCGGTGGCGCGGGCGGCGCTGGAGAAGTTCGGCGAGTTGCCGCAGGACGTGCTCGAAGGCACGCGCCGCTCGCGCTTTGCGCCACCGATCGCACGGCGGTCGGGCAAGCCGGGTGCAGCCCCCGATGCGGCACCCAGCGCTGGCGCAGCCGACGTGGCGGACGACGACCACGACCATGACGGCGAAGGCACGAAGGCATGA
- a CDS encoding STY4528 family pathogenicity island replication protein — protein sequence MATGGAPRRDGPVALSALFDDALRQLLPPAQPAGHGTTTAQAAAPASEGFLYSGNRHESVPLALFLDRRLTPLERNAWQVFRLQLNDDGVTTFPTYDQLRPYLASMPCAAQASHETVARALTLLRLTRWLSLVRRRRDPKTGRILGNLYVLHDEPLTPFEAMQLDPDYLGLVSQALTHAAKAVQIVGMNTLREIAEDPMLNGRTLPTRLQVLAQRMTRSEWADASYPQDPVDHESEEGQDGLLRNLEATSSESEAGPKPAPDGSLRNPKEDRTVRMDRINQVRTVPRAKALQHLRLPERLLRLKDEQQSGALVALQQVDESLRQAVLDEWDARCRNSAVRNPAGYLFGIIQKAIRGEFKAWAGEGGSPSTPPRPAAPAPSAPPPPAPNGPGREAARAYLAKLRSTLGDS from the coding sequence ATGGCGACGGGCGGCGCACCACGGCGCGATGGCCCCGTTGCGCTGTCCGCGTTATTCGACGACGCGCTGCGGCAACTGTTGCCCCCCGCGCAGCCGGCCGGGCACGGCACGACCACGGCGCAAGCTGCTGCGCCGGCCAGCGAGGGCTTCCTCTACAGCGGCAACCGCCATGAGAGCGTGCCGCTTGCGCTGTTCCTCGATCGGCGCCTGACGCCGCTGGAGCGCAATGCCTGGCAGGTGTTCCGCCTGCAGCTCAACGACGACGGCGTGACGACCTTCCCGACCTACGACCAGCTTCGCCCCTACCTCGCCTCGATGCCCTGCGCGGCGCAGGCCTCGCACGAGACCGTGGCGCGCGCCTTGACGCTGCTGCGGCTGACGCGCTGGCTGAGCCTGGTGCGGCGGCGCCGCGATCCGAAGACCGGCCGCATCCTCGGCAACCTTTATGTCCTGCACGACGAGCCGCTGACGCCCTTCGAGGCGATGCAGCTCGACCCCGACTACCTGGGCCTGGTCAGCCAGGCGCTGACCCATGCCGCGAAGGCGGTGCAGATCGTCGGCATGAACACGCTGCGGGAGATCGCCGAAGACCCGATGCTCAACGGCCGCACGCTGCCCACGCGCCTGCAGGTGCTGGCACAGCGCATGACACGCAGCGAATGGGCTGATGCGAGTTATCCACAAGACCCTGTGGATCACGAATCCGAAGAAGGCCAGGACGGCCTGCTTCGGAATCTCGAAGCCACGTCTTCGGAATCCGAAGCTGGGCCGAAACCCGCGCCAGACGGCTCACTTCGGAATCCGAAGGAGGACCGTACTGTACGTATGGATCGTATAAATCAAGTACGTACAGTACCGCGCGCGAAGGCGCTGCAACACCTGCGCCTGCCCGAGCGTCTGTTGCGCCTGAAGGACGAGCAACAAAGCGGCGCGCTGGTGGCCTTGCAGCAGGTGGACGAGTCACTGCGGCAGGCGGTGCTGGACGAATGGGATGCACGCTGCCGCAACAGCGCGGTGCGCAACCCGGCCGGCTACCTGTTCGGCATCATCCAGAAAGCCATCCGCGGCGAGTTCAAGGCCTGGGCCGGCGAAGGCGGCTCGCCATCGACGCCGCCACGTCCAGCCGCACCCGCACCCTCTGCACCGCCACCGCCTGCGCCGAACGGCCCTGGCCGCGAGGCGGCGCGGGCCTACCTGGCGAAACTGCGTTCGACGCTCGGCGATTCCTGA
- a CDS encoding DUF2857 domain-containing protein: MSAPHPLNQAVIAQALHDLRNGQLRRCKAMGFGEEELDALKHPELVSMLVNATVSWCSVSVNRDVLKRLLSQVHDVEREIATVDRMLRLGASTEMVSRFYGLTHQEVALRRDILGLPKRKGRHPVLDEAQDTALWKHWQAGIAERGIALDDEVAMLSLTMDLAETLSLPMSVIWAAIRNWIDQGLV; the protein is encoded by the coding sequence ATGTCGGCACCGCATCCGCTCAACCAGGCCGTCATCGCACAGGCGCTGCACGACCTGCGCAATGGGCAACTGCGGCGCTGCAAGGCGATGGGCTTCGGCGAGGAGGAACTGGACGCGCTCAAGCACCCCGAACTCGTGAGCATGCTGGTCAACGCCACGGTGTCTTGGTGCTCGGTGTCGGTGAACCGAGATGTGCTGAAGCGGCTGCTAAGCCAGGTGCATGACGTGGAGCGCGAGATCGCCACGGTGGACCGGATGCTGCGCCTGGGCGCCAGCACGGAGATGGTGAGCCGGTTCTACGGCCTGACACACCAGGAGGTCGCCCTGCGCCGCGACATTCTCGGACTGCCCAAGCGCAAGGGGCGCCATCCGGTGCTGGACGAAGCGCAGGACACGGCGCTGTGGAAGCACTGGCAGGCCGGCATCGCCGAACGCGGCATCGCGCTGGATGACGAAGTGGCGATGCTGTCGCTGACCATGGACCTGGCCGAGACCTTGAGCCTGCCGATGTCGGTGATCTGGGCGGCGATACGCAACTGGATCGACCAGGGGCTGGTGTAG
- a CDS encoding ParB family protein, giving the protein MADLTPQDMAAKLLASGFERNGPSVAALSDPIADTPMVVTLDQLRPYDHDPRVTRNPAYEDIKASIRERGLDAPPAITRRPGESHYIIRNGGNTRLAILRELWSETKDERFFRIPCLFRPWPQRGEVVMLTGHLAENELRGGLSFIERALGVEKAREFYEQEMGRDSGQPLSQSELARRLTADGFPLPQSHISRMQDAVHYLLPAIPTLLYGGLGRHQVERLAVLRKACERTWERRALGRNLSMDFATLFQDVLAQFDTQPDNFSPQRVQDELVGQMAELLEADYDTLALEIDDTESRQRALTSDPAPSQAARPVAPTAPEPPRPPSPPSSPAGPTVQSSEPRTSAPAGAGLAAPAVGAEGLQQDGGLRDERLQGHIVSPAPTTERLQSIQRMVADQMGDKLPDFEADALRAIPVQAGGLYPISDVWYIEPGLDVPDRLRMHIAQFAREIAEEADVAGQVEPSEGGIGFVCVAPPAVRALPPFARAVLTLLHALCAAPRPAAGLDGARLADDLAALLHGGGAYPRLSDAGLVKLFRLLRLARRLLDLETGAASSNLGHGA; this is encoded by the coding sequence GTGGCTGACCTGACGCCGCAGGACATGGCCGCCAAGCTGCTGGCCTCGGGCTTCGAGCGCAACGGCCCTTCGGTCGCGGCCCTGAGCGACCCCATCGCCGACACGCCGATGGTGGTAACGCTGGACCAGTTGCGCCCCTACGACCACGACCCGCGCGTGACGCGCAACCCGGCCTACGAGGACATCAAGGCCTCGATCCGCGAACGCGGGCTCGATGCGCCGCCCGCGATCACGCGCCGGCCCGGCGAATCGCACTACATCATCCGCAACGGCGGCAACACGCGCCTGGCGATCCTGCGCGAGCTGTGGAGCGAGACGAAAGACGAACGGTTCTTCCGCATCCCCTGCCTGTTCCGCCCGTGGCCGCAGCGCGGCGAAGTGGTGATGCTGACCGGGCACCTGGCCGAGAACGAGTTGCGCGGCGGGCTCAGCTTCATCGAGCGGGCCTTGGGCGTGGAGAAGGCGCGCGAGTTCTACGAGCAGGAAATGGGGCGGGACAGCGGCCAGCCGCTGTCGCAGAGCGAGCTGGCGCGGCGGCTTACGGCCGATGGCTTCCCGCTGCCGCAGTCGCACATCAGCCGCATGCAGGACGCCGTGCACTACCTGCTGCCGGCGATCCCCACGCTGCTGTACGGCGGGCTTGGCCGGCATCAGGTTGAACGGCTCGCAGTGCTGCGCAAGGCCTGCGAACGCACCTGGGAGCGGCGTGCCCTGGGACGCAACCTGTCGATGGACTTCGCTACGCTGTTCCAGGACGTGCTCGCGCAGTTCGACACGCAGCCCGACAACTTCTCACCGCAGCGGGTGCAGGACGAGCTGGTCGGCCAGATGGCCGAGCTGCTGGAGGCGGACTACGACACGCTGGCCTTAGAGATCGACGACACGGAGAGCCGCCAGCGTGCGTTGACCAGCGATCCCGCGCCGTCGCAGGCGGCAAGACCTGTGGCACCGACCGCACCCGAGCCGCCGCGGCCACCGTCACCGCCTTCGTCGCCGGCAGGCCCTACGGTGCAGTCGTCGGAGCCTCGTACTTCCGCGCCGGCGGGCGCCGGCCTGGCTGCACCGGCCGTCGGCGCCGAGGGCTTGCAGCAGGACGGCGGGCTGCGCGACGAGCGCCTGCAGGGTCATATCGTGTCGCCCGCGCCGACCACCGAACGCCTGCAATCCATCCAGCGCATGGTGGCCGATCAGATGGGCGACAAGCTGCCCGACTTCGAGGCCGACGCGCTGCGCGCGATCCCCGTGCAGGCGGGCGGGCTCTACCCCATCTCGGACGTCTGGTACATCGAGCCCGGCCTGGACGTGCCGGATCGGCTGCGGATGCACATCGCGCAGTTCGCGCGCGAGATCGCCGAGGAAGCCGACGTGGCCGGGCAGGTCGAGCCCAGCGAAGGCGGCATCGGCTTCGTCTGCGTGGCGCCCCCGGCGGTGCGCGCATTGCCACCGTTCGCGCGTGCGGTGCTGACCTTGCTGCATGCGCTATGCGCCGCGCCCCGACCCGCAGCCGGCCTCGATGGCGCCCGGCTGGCCGACGACCTGGCGGCCTTGCTGCATGGCGGCGGCGCATATCCGCGCCTGAGCGATGCCGGGCTGGTAAAGCTGTTCCGGCTGCTGCGCCTGGCGCGCCGGTTGCTGGATCTGGAGACCGGCGCGGCCTCCAGCAACCTCGGCCACGGCGCCTGA
- a CDS encoding ParA family protein, with amino-acid sequence MQVVSIISTKGGVGKTTTAANLGGFAADAGLRVLLLDLDVQPTLSSYFTLAERAPAGIYEMLAYNEQRAEQLVSRTAFERLDLVLSNDDRGELNTLLLHAPDGRLRLRHLLPTLAPSYDLLLIDTQGARSVLLEMAVLASNLALSPVTPEILAARELRRGTLQLIEDIAPYRHLGIEPPPLHLLINRVHPVSSNARLIQQALRQVFQEQPGVRVLDTDVPAIEAYPRAATRGLPVHRVEYRQPAGRTAPAALETMRALAGELFPAWQERFALVTGRGDAGGAGHGQRT; translated from the coding sequence ATGCAGGTGGTGTCCATCATTTCGACCAAGGGCGGCGTCGGCAAGACCACGACGGCGGCCAACCTGGGCGGCTTCGCAGCCGACGCCGGGCTGCGCGTGCTGCTGCTGGACCTGGACGTGCAGCCCACGCTGTCGAGCTACTTCACGCTGGCCGAGCGCGCGCCGGCCGGCATCTACGAGATGCTGGCCTACAACGAGCAGCGCGCCGAGCAACTGGTGTCGCGCACCGCGTTCGAGCGGCTTGACCTGGTGCTCTCGAACGACGACCGCGGCGAGCTGAACACGCTGCTGCTGCACGCGCCCGATGGCAGATTGCGGCTGCGCCACCTGCTGCCCACGCTGGCGCCGAGCTACGACCTGCTGCTCATCGACACCCAGGGCGCGCGCAGCGTGCTGCTGGAGATGGCGGTGCTGGCCTCGAACTTGGCGCTGTCGCCGGTGACGCCGGAAATCCTCGCGGCGCGCGAGCTGCGGCGCGGCACGCTGCAACTCATCGAGGACATCGCGCCGTACCGCCACCTCGGCATCGAGCCGCCGCCGCTGCACCTGCTCATCAACCGCGTGCATCCGGTGTCGTCCAATGCGCGGCTGATCCAGCAGGCGCTGCGTCAGGTATTCCAGGAGCAGCCTGGCGTGCGCGTGCTGGACACCGACGTGCCGGCGATCGAAGCCTATCCGCGCGCCGCGACGCGCGGCCTGCCGGTGCATCGGGTGGAATACCGCCAGCCGGCGGGCCGCACGGCACCCGCCGCATTGGAGACCATGCGCGCGCTGGCCGGCGAGCTGTTCCCGGCGTGGCAGGAGCGCTTTGCGCTCGTCACCGGCCGAGGCGACGCGGGAGGGGCCGGCCATGGCCAGCGCACATGA
- a CDS encoding AlpA family transcriptional regulator — protein MSSQTTAPAVPAEHRILRRAEVEAKTGFKRAHIYSLMKEGKFPKALRLGVRAVGWDSAEVEQWIADRLNERA, from the coding sequence ATGTCTTCGCAGACCACCGCGCCGGCAGTGCCGGCCGAGCACCGCATCCTGCGTCGCGCCGAAGTCGAGGCCAAAACCGGCTTCAAGCGCGCGCACATCTACAGCCTGATGAAAGAAGGCAAGTTCCCCAAGGCGCTGCGCCTGGGCGTGCGCGCCGTGGGCTGGGACTCGGCGGAGGTCGAGCAATGGATCGCCGATCGCCTCAATGAGCGCGCCTGA
- a CDS encoding LysR family transcriptional regulator: MNLRHLRCFIAVAEELHFGRAARRLHIEQSPLSRTIRQMEADLGVPLLNRLPRSVRLTPAGQVFLEEARRVLLAFEQAQTKARAAANQRNTLRIALSGDMGQARLSALLALCREEAPQVGIRIFEAPLAQLVTGLRNDLYDAGFALAGEMDAGVVAMPVWRDPLVLALPARHPLLAFKEVPLEEVASYPLVLCDPQVCEGCSRQRERLLRTVDAQPTVAEYVKTHSLMLALVAAGYGVGFSSAAHLAGCHQADVVVRPLADETASLTTYLLRPEGEIMEPLRQFIDRVDRVGRPQGTDQRPM; the protein is encoded by the coding sequence ATGAACTTACGCCATCTTCGCTGCTTCATCGCCGTAGCCGAGGAACTGCACTTCGGCCGGGCTGCTCGACGGCTGCACATCGAACAGTCTCCACTGTCGCGCACGATCCGCCAGATGGAGGCGGATTTAGGGGTGCCGCTGCTCAACCGCTTGCCACGCAGTGTTCGTCTCACACCGGCGGGACAGGTCTTCCTCGAAGAAGCCCGGCGCGTACTGCTGGCCTTCGAGCAAGCGCAGACCAAGGCACGCGCCGCAGCGAACCAGCGGAACACGCTGCGCATTGCACTATCGGGTGACATGGGGCAGGCCCGCTTGTCGGCGTTGCTTGCGCTTTGCCGCGAGGAGGCACCACAGGTCGGCATTCGGATATTTGAAGCGCCACTGGCGCAGTTGGTGACTGGACTGCGCAACGACTTGTATGACGCAGGTTTTGCATTGGCTGGTGAAATGGACGCCGGCGTCGTCGCCATGCCGGTGTGGCGAGACCCGCTGGTGCTGGCTTTGCCCGCCAGGCATCCGCTGCTGGCTTTCAAGGAAGTGCCGCTGGAGGAAGTGGCGAGCTATCCGCTGGTGCTGTGCGATCCCCAGGTCTGCGAAGGTTGCAGCCGGCAGCGCGAACGGCTGCTCCGCACGGTGGATGCGCAGCCGACGGTAGCCGAGTACGTCAAGACCCATTCCCTGATGCTGGCCCTCGTGGCCGCCGGCTACGGCGTGGGCTTTTCGAGCGCGGCGCATCTGGCGGGTTGCCATCAGGCCGATGTCGTCGTGCGGCCGCTGGCCGACGAGACCGCTTCGCTGACGACCTATCTACTGCGACCCGAAGGCGAAATCATGGAGCCGCTGCGGCAGTTCATCGACCGCGTGGATCGTGTCGGACGCCCGCAAGGCACCGATCAACGCCCGATGTGA